The following coding sequences lie in one Desulfitobacterium chlororespirans DSM 11544 genomic window:
- a CDS encoding DUF2877 domain-containing protein → MNSELLSALSIGPFALDYLHGSMDKGRVHSVFHRVINILWSDGLWSISRSDVSNGPANVVTNLPISSDFTLYGIEPGTLVYFKKKEGLLLLGGLSISLEKAVYWQAPLSQNNSLLPVALIKANLSEVESWLRLSPRSPGLAKLFPHLTALVQGTFALPRSADPVVLLAGQSINCLVKGIYSLDRTIIEEGTCSLIGLGPGLTPSGDDFLAGLLLSLAAAQRAFSVSSAALLPLAHKALSDIIVKHSPGLTNEISSQMLCLASQGTGSELMENMVCALYYGLSPKITPARAAQELCSVGASSGFDQLLGILLGAHLLTDFIPIPS, encoded by the coding sequence ATGAATTCTGAGCTCCTGTCGGCATTGAGCATAGGGCCGTTCGCATTGGATTATTTGCACGGATCCATGGATAAGGGAAGGGTGCACTCTGTCTTTCATCGGGTGATTAATATTCTCTGGTCAGATGGCTTATGGAGCATCTCCCGTAGTGACGTCAGTAATGGCCCGGCAAATGTCGTCACCAATCTGCCGATTTCATCGGACTTTACCCTTTATGGGATCGAGCCTGGAACTTTGGTTTATTTTAAGAAGAAAGAAGGACTGCTCCTTCTGGGGGGCCTTTCCATCTCTCTGGAAAAGGCCGTTTATTGGCAAGCCCCCTTATCTCAGAATAATTCCCTGCTTCCCGTCGCCCTGATCAAGGCCAATCTATCGGAAGTGGAAAGCTGGCTCCGCCTTTCCCCCAGATCTCCGGGGCTGGCTAAGCTCTTCCCTCACTTAACCGCCTTAGTGCAGGGGACTTTCGCCCTTCCCCGCTCTGCTGATCCTGTTGTTCTCCTTGCGGGGCAATCCATTAACTGCCTGGTGAAGGGGATTTATTCTTTGGACAGAACCATAATTGAAGAGGGAACTTGTTCACTAATAGGACTGGGCCCCGGACTCACACCCTCGGGGGATGATTTCCTGGCCGGTCTTCTGTTAAGCCTGGCGGCAGCCCAAAGAGCATTTTCTGTATCCTCCGCTGCCCTCTTGCCCCTTGCTCATAAGGCTCTGAGTGATATTATTGTGAAGCATTCTCCAGGCCTCACCAATGAGATTAGCTCGCAAATGCTCTGCTTAGCCTCCCAGGGCACAGGCAGTGAACTTATGGAAAATATGGTGTGTGCATTGTATTACGGGCTCTCACCAAAAATCACCCCTGCCCGGGCGGCTCAGGAATTGTGTTCTGTAGGAGCCAGCTCTGGCTTTGATCAACTTTTAGGGATTCTTTTGGGAGCCCATCTATTAACCGATTTTATCCCAATTCCATCCTGA
- a CDS encoding N-acyl homoserine lactonase family protein — protein sequence MVSDLALAVIPLNCGQLQFNRSVFTGDTRSTLLVLPVLAFLILHPQGMILFDTGLPPQLWAGSPIMELTPGLRAKQGDSEGLVREIEKQGYSYKDIALIVNSHHHPDHAGGNALIPGAICIKGIQEDIKGDHDLLEDGSILLLPTPGHAGDHQSMLVKGNNKQVLLTGDACFRPHNLYDCNPPLILEDRKEALRSLKRLKEISEERETVILTSHDPSVKREKVIL from the coding sequence ATGGTGAGTGACTTGGCCTTAGCGGTAATTCCTTTGAATTGTGGACAATTGCAGTTTAACCGCAGTGTATTTACGGGAGACACTAGATCCACTCTCTTGGTATTGCCGGTTTTGGCCTTTCTGATTCTTCATCCCCAAGGTATGATCCTCTTTGATACCGGGCTGCCCCCCCAGCTTTGGGCCGGTTCTCCAATCATGGAGCTTACCCCTGGACTTAGGGCTAAGCAAGGGGACAGTGAAGGCCTGGTTCGGGAAATTGAGAAGCAGGGTTATTCATATAAGGATATTGCCCTCATTGTGAATTCCCATCATCATCCTGATCACGCCGGGGGGAATGCCCTAATCCCCGGGGCAATCTGCATTAAGGGGATTCAGGAGGATATAAAAGGCGATCATGACCTTTTGGAGGACGGTTCGATTCTCTTGCTGCCAACCCCAGGTCATGCCGGTGATCACCAGTCCATGCTGGTCAAGGGAAATAACAAGCAGGTACTTCTGACTGGGGATGCCTGTTTTCGACCGCATAATCTTTATGATTGCAATCCGCCCTTGATTCTGGAGGATCGAAAAGAGGCCTTACGATCCTTAAAGCGGTTGAAAGAGATAAGCGAAGAAAGGGAGACGGTGATATTGACCAGCCATGACCCCTCAGTTAAGAGAGAAAAGGTTATTCTTTAA
- a CDS encoding ABC transporter substrate-binding protein, translating into MKKRDYRLSKVIPAVLMVTLLLSGCITQNQKDQVEATKPEQGTIYYVQTSPANMLQQLNTGEIDAFVAWEPNNAQAVREGTGRYLMQSGEIASEHPCCILALAGTEGDEDLALALAWANVKSIKFINDSNNQEKMLHYAMDFTGRDKESVGEALTYTKYVSFPDRERLADFLGAMRQNGTLVKEPATLGYESDTAFFQGFMNKEYMDKVNAELEKDPSWTPPSINGRQITLGYINQDLHHLPMFIAVQEGYYEAVGLVVGQNLQLKGYANGVAVMEAFKVKELNASYLGVAPAVLKQINDGIALQGIAGANDEGSAIVVAKDSDIRSISDLKDKTVAIPGLGTVQSYILDLAARNNGMKLQAK; encoded by the coding sequence ATGAAAAAAAGGGATTATAGATTAAGTAAAGTCATTCCGGCAGTTCTTATGGTTACCTTATTGCTCAGTGGCTGCATCACTCAAAATCAAAAAGATCAAGTGGAGGCAACAAAGCCGGAACAAGGAACCATCTATTATGTACAGACTTCACCGGCTAATATGCTGCAGCAATTAAACACCGGAGAGATAGACGCCTTTGTCGCCTGGGAGCCCAATAATGCTCAGGCTGTCAGGGAAGGCACCGGACGCTACCTTATGCAGTCAGGTGAAATTGCTTCAGAACATCCTTGCTGTATTTTAGCGTTGGCAGGAACTGAAGGAGACGAGGATTTGGCATTGGCTCTGGCTTGGGCGAATGTAAAATCCATCAAATTTATCAATGATAGCAATAACCAGGAAAAAATGCTTCACTATGCTATGGATTTTACAGGGAGAGACAAAGAATCCGTAGGGGAAGCCTTGACCTATACGAAATATGTGAGCTTTCCGGATCGGGAGCGGTTAGCGGATTTCCTGGGAGCCATGCGCCAAAACGGAACCTTGGTCAAGGAACCTGCGACATTGGGATATGAAAGCGATACGGCTTTTTTTCAGGGATTTATGAATAAGGAATACATGGATAAAGTCAACGCTGAACTGGAGAAGGATCCCTCCTGGACACCCCCGTCAATCAACGGAAGACAGATTACTTTAGGCTATATTAATCAGGATCTTCACCATCTTCCGATGTTTATCGCCGTTCAAGAAGGTTATTATGAGGCGGTAGGTCTGGTTGTCGGGCAGAATCTTCAGCTTAAGGGGTATGCCAACGGTGTTGCTGTCATGGAAGCCTTCAAAGTGAAGGAATTGAATGCATCCTATCTCGGCGTGGCTCCAGCCGTTCTCAAACAGATCAATGATGGAATCGCCCTCCAGGGGATTGCCGGTGCCAATGATGAAGGCTCGGCCATCGTCGTGGCTAAGGATTCAGATATCCGGTCTATTAGTGATTTAAAGGATAAAACGGTAGCTATTCCAGGGCTGGGGACGGTTCAGAGTTATATCCTGGATTTGGCGGCCCGGAACAATGGGATGAAGCTCCAGGCAAAGTAA
- a CDS encoding MSMEG_0565 family glycosyltransferase, producing the protein MLKIAILTYSTKPRGGVVHSLCLAENLAKRGHEVRIIALDKKEGSGFFRIPQVSHEIARFGSLPESFDDKIEAYIQTYTDYFVSGKAGGFDIYHAQDCISANALVNYRLSGADFPLVRTVHHLDDFTSPVLINCQNKSVFRPDAHIAVSEFWQKRLAAEYGVKARVIHNGLDTKRFSPAKKGENPKAKFGLENKLVFLTIGGIEPRKNTKKLLAAFAHVRKYFAESGKQAVLVIGGGQTLFDYQAYRQEFLQMAEGCNLKLGEDVINLGVLKEEDVPLLYQAADCFAFPSAQEGWGLVALEALLSGIPTVVSDIPVFHEFLTPGEDALFVDPDNGEQFAAAMIETIIDSNLRRRLISGGLMTASNFSWEDTARKHEQFYYEILEGAQAGQ; encoded by the coding sequence ATGTTAAAGATTGCAATTCTCACATACTCAACCAAACCGAGAGGTGGTGTCGTTCACTCTCTTTGTCTGGCGGAGAACCTGGCCAAACGAGGGCATGAAGTACGGATTATCGCTTTGGATAAAAAAGAGGGGAGCGGATTTTTCCGCATCCCTCAGGTTTCTCATGAAATTGCTCGTTTTGGTTCTTTGCCCGAAAGCTTTGATGACAAGATTGAAGCCTATATTCAAACCTATACAGATTACTTTGTGAGTGGAAAGGCCGGGGGATTTGATATCTATCATGCCCAGGATTGCATCTCCGCTAATGCGCTGGTTAATTATCGGTTAAGTGGAGCGGATTTCCCCTTAGTTCGTACCGTTCATCATCTTGATGATTTCACATCTCCGGTCTTGATCAATTGTCAGAATAAGTCCGTTTTTCGTCCTGATGCCCATATTGCTGTCAGTGAATTCTGGCAAAAGCGGTTGGCCGCGGAGTATGGAGTCAAGGCGAGAGTCATTCACAATGGTTTAGATACGAAACGCTTTAGCCCTGCAAAAAAAGGGGAGAATCCCAAGGCAAAATTTGGCCTGGAAAATAAATTGGTCTTTTTAACCATTGGGGGAATTGAACCTCGTAAAAACACTAAGAAGCTGCTTGCGGCCTTCGCCCATGTGCGGAAATATTTTGCGGAATCAGGAAAACAGGCTGTTTTGGTCATTGGCGGTGGACAAACCTTGTTCGATTATCAGGCTTATCGTCAGGAATTCTTGCAAATGGCAGAGGGCTGTAACCTGAAGCTGGGGGAAGATGTCATTAATCTTGGTGTGCTGAAAGAAGAGGATGTTCCCCTGCTGTATCAGGCTGCGGATTGCTTCGCCTTCCCTTCCGCTCAGGAAGGCTGGGGGCTGGTCGCTCTGGAAGCTCTCCTGTCGGGGATTCCCACTGTTGTGTCGGATATACCCGTTTTCCATGAGTTCCTAACCCCTGGAGAAGATGCCTTATTCGTCGACCCGGACAATGGGGAACAGTTTGCGGCAGCCATGATCGAGACGATCATAGATAGCAACTTGCGGCGCCGGCTGATTAGCGGCGGGCTTATGACCGCATCCAACTTCAGCTGGGAGGATACAGCCCGCAAACATGAACAATTTTACTATGAGATTCTGGAAGGTGCCCAAGCAGGTCAATAA
- a CDS encoding ABC transporter permease: protein MSRLTADQNLKKMETRKIRKSRPDGYKMKVPPWEGIAAGLLGLFIWQFLASLGFISSPYILGQKFVGLALEGDPLYNLTLFQMLGASLFTLLAGAGSAFIIAIPLGILLGYFRGMSRFLNVYISLCRPIPPMAWIPVGYILFAGMPQPTLWVQVMVVFVGAFFPCFTATVHAVQSVDPILIEAAHTLGARHKRQILGKVLLPSVVPALVSGIRSGLGVGWMCIVGAEFVGGRMGIGAYIWSVYTIGGRMNEIVIAILCVGIVGFMMNEGISLIGRRIARWHSW from the coding sequence ATGAGTCGGCTTACCGCGGATCAGAACCTAAAGAAGATGGAAACAAGGAAAATCCGGAAAAGCCGGCCGGACGGTTACAAAATGAAAGTACCTCCCTGGGAAGGGATTGCAGCGGGGCTTTTGGGTCTGTTTATCTGGCAGTTTTTAGCCAGTTTAGGGTTTATCTCCTCACCCTATATCCTGGGTCAGAAGTTTGTAGGTTTGGCTCTGGAAGGAGATCCCCTTTATAATTTGACCCTATTCCAAATGCTGGGTGCCAGTCTTTTCACACTTCTGGCAGGAGCAGGGTCAGCCTTTATCATTGCCATCCCTTTAGGAATTTTGTTGGGATATTTTCGGGGCATGAGCCGCTTTCTGAATGTGTATATCAGTTTGTGCCGTCCGATTCCTCCGATGGCCTGGATTCCGGTAGGGTATATCCTATTTGCCGGGATGCCCCAGCCCACCCTCTGGGTACAGGTGATGGTTGTCTTCGTAGGGGCTTTTTTCCCTTGCTTTACGGCTACAGTCCACGCGGTCCAAAGCGTGGACCCCATCCTTATCGAGGCCGCCCATACCTTAGGAGCCAGACACAAGAGACAGATTCTGGGCAAAGTCCTTCTGCCTTCAGTGGTCCCGGCACTTGTTTCCGGTATCCGGAGCGGGCTGGGGGTAGGCTGGATGTGTATTGTGGGGGCAGAATTTGTGGGCGGACGTATGGGGATCGGCGCTTATATCTGGTCGGTCTATACTATCGGGGGAAGGATGAACGAGATTGTGATCGCCATCCTTTGTGTGGGGATCGTTGGCTTTATGATGAATGAAGGAATAAGCTTGATTGGGCGGAGGATAGCACGTTGGCACTCGTGGTAG
- a CDS encoding ABC transporter ATP-binding protein: MVENVSKEIDGKSVLEGISFKLQEGDFACLTGPSGCGKTTLLRLAAGLIQPSSGRICLDGSRAGDKHDSGYVFQEGALFPWLTAAQNVAFGLKLRGVPLEETKQRVQDALEMVELQGFENYYPKELSGGMRMRAALARVLVYQPKLILMDEPFAALDFRTRNKLQSDMVDLWQRLKPTILMVTHNIDEAVYLANKIIVLSGGPGKVMEEIEVTMERPRDRTERTFGVIRKRVLSLLGE, encoded by the coding sequence GTGGTAGAGAATGTAAGCAAAGAAATAGATGGAAAGAGCGTCCTGGAAGGGATCTCTTTTAAGCTTCAGGAAGGAGATTTTGCCTGCCTGACCGGTCCCAGCGGCTGCGGCAAAACCACCCTCCTGCGGCTTGCAGCGGGCCTTATTCAGCCTTCATCCGGGCGGATCTGCTTAGATGGGAGCAGGGCGGGGGATAAGCATGACAGTGGGTATGTCTTCCAGGAAGGGGCGCTCTTTCCCTGGCTCACGGCAGCACAGAACGTGGCATTCGGTCTGAAGCTCAGGGGAGTACCCCTTGAGGAAACAAAGCAGCGTGTTCAGGATGCTCTGGAAATGGTGGAACTCCAGGGATTTGAAAATTATTATCCTAAGGAACTTTCCGGGGGAATGCGCATGCGGGCTGCGTTGGCCAGGGTCCTGGTTTACCAGCCTAAGCTTATTCTTATGGATGAGCCTTTTGCGGCCTTGGATTTCCGAACCCGGAATAAGCTGCAAAGTGATATGGTTGACCTATGGCAGCGCTTGAAACCCACGATCCTGATGGTGACTCACAATATTGATGAGGCAGTCTACCTTGCCAATAAGATTATCGTTCTTTCCGGTGGACCGGGGAAGGTTATGGAAGAAATCGAGGTAACCATGGAACGGCCCCGGGACCGTACTGAAAGAACCTTTGGTGTGATTCGCAAGCGAGTTTTATCGCTGTTGGGCGAGTAA